One stretch of Bos indicus x Bos taurus breed Angus x Brahman F1 hybrid chromosome 22, Bos_hybrid_MaternalHap_v2.0, whole genome shotgun sequence DNA includes these proteins:
- the LOC113880766 gene encoding 26S proteasome complex subunit SEM1 has translation MSEKKQPVDLGLLEEDDEFEEFPAEDWAGLDEDEDAHVWEDNWDDDNVEDDFSNQLRAELEKHGYKMETS, from the coding sequence ATGTCAGAGAAAAAACAGCCGGTAGACTtgggtctcctggaggaggacgaCGAGTTCGAGGAGTTCCCTGCGGAAGACTGGGCTGGTTTAGATGAAGATGAAGATGCACATGTCTGGGAGGATAATTGGGATGATGACAACGTAGAGGATGACTTCTCCAATCAGTTAAGAGCTGAACTAGAGAAACATGGGTATAAGATGGAGACTTCATAG